In Acidobacteriota bacterium, the following proteins share a genomic window:
- a CDS encoding glycosyltransferase family 4 protein — protein MRTILVCEALVPFVRGGAESHVRELVAQLRRHGHDAELVSVPFKWYPKGELLNHAAAWRLLDLSESNGRPVDLVIATKFPTYFARHPHKVVWLIHQHRAAYELAGTPFSDFAHAEDDVALREHVMALDTAMLKECRRRFANSANTARRTARFNGVDVEPLYHPPRLADRLRRRPGGSYLLSVGRLEAVKRVDLAVRAVAAVPGVSLRIAGTGTNRPELERLVEQLGVGDRVRFLGEVSDKDLIELYGGALGVIFAPYDEDFGYVTLEAFLSGKPVITTTDAGGPTEFVIDGVNGRVTAPDPDALAAAVAGLDADRRQAAAFGDAGYDRAREITWAGVIERLVGS, from the coding sequence TTGCGCACGATCCTCGTCTGCGAAGCGCTGGTCCCGTTCGTTCGCGGCGGCGCTGAATCCCACGTCCGCGAGCTCGTCGCGCAACTGCGGCGGCACGGGCACGACGCCGAGCTCGTCAGCGTGCCGTTCAAGTGGTACCCGAAGGGCGAACTGCTCAACCACGCGGCGGCGTGGCGGTTGCTGGACCTCAGCGAGAGCAACGGCCGGCCGGTCGATCTCGTCATCGCCACGAAGTTCCCGACGTACTTCGCGAGGCATCCGCACAAGGTCGTCTGGCTGATCCATCAGCATCGGGCCGCGTACGAGCTCGCGGGCACGCCGTTCAGCGACTTCGCGCACGCCGAGGACGACGTCGCGCTGCGCGAACACGTGATGGCGCTCGATACCGCCATGTTGAAGGAGTGCCGGCGGCGGTTCGCCAACTCGGCGAACACCGCACGGCGCACCGCTCGGTTCAACGGCGTGGACGTCGAACCGCTGTACCATCCGCCCAGGCTGGCCGATCGGCTGCGGCGCCGTCCCGGCGGCTCCTACCTGCTCTCGGTCGGCCGGCTCGAGGCCGTCAAACGCGTCGATCTCGCGGTGCGCGCCGTCGCAGCCGTGCCGGGCGTCTCGCTTCGGATCGCGGGCACGGGGACGAACCGGCCCGAGCTCGAGCGGCTGGTCGAGCAATTGGGGGTCGGCGATCGCGTGCGGTTCCTCGGCGAGGTGAGCGACAAGGATCTCATCGAGCTGTATGGGGGCGCGCTCGGAGTAATCTTTGCTCCGTACGACGAGGACTTCGGCTACGTGACCCTGGAAGCGTTCCTCTCGGGCAAGCCGGTGATCACGACCACCGACGCGGGCGGGCCGACGGAGTTCGTCATCGACGGCGTCAACGGGCGCGTGACGGCGCCCGATCCCGACGCCCTCGCGGCGGCCGTCGCCGGCCTCGACGCGGATCGCCGGCAGGCGGCGGCGTTCGGCGACGCCGGATACGACCGCGCCCGCGAGATCACGTGGGCCGGGGTGATCGAGCGGCTCGTCGGCTCGTAG